The following coding sequences lie in one Caretta caretta isolate rCarCar2 chromosome 28, rCarCar1.hap1, whole genome shotgun sequence genomic window:
- the LOC142070267 gene encoding uncharacterized protein LOC142070267 gives MVSENEEEPQQEDAERVEAHGMLSGRSKGNDFGSCARPEKTKACESQQRPEENFGSQSDLITRERMNLEGTRYTCLECGKSFKGSSDLLTHQRIHTGEKPYACCVCGKCFKRSSHLIAHKRIHIDEKPYGCPECGKHFKQSSHLITHWKIHTGEKPYGCPECGKHFKHSSHLITHQKIHTGEKPYGCPECGKHFKQSSHLITHRKIHTGEKPYGCPECGKHFKQSSHLITHRKIHTGEKPYGCPECGKHFKHSSHLITHRKIHTGEKPYGCPECGKHFIDSSSLLSHQRIHTGERPYICSECGKSFNQSSNLITHQRIHTGDTPYRCSECGKSFNQSSTLITHQRTHTGETPYMCSECGKSFNRSSVLTTHRRIHTGEKPYGCSECGKHFKQSSHLIRHRRIHTGEKPYGCRECGKHFNQSSALITHQRIHTGERPYTCSECGRSFNQRSTLIRHQKIHMGVISNKCLD, from the coding sequence atggtgagtgaaaacgaggaggaaccccagcaggaagatgctgagcgagtggaagcccatgggatgttgtcaggaaggtccaaagggaatgattttgggagctgtgcacgcccagaaaaaacaaaagcctgtgagagtcagcagaggccagaggaaaacttcggtagccagtcagaccttattacacgtgagagaatgaacttggaaggaacacgctacacatgcctcgagtgtgggaaaagcttcaaagggagctcggaccttctcactcatcagagaatccacacgggtgagaaaccttacgcatgctgtgtgtgtgggaaatgcttcaagcggagctcgcatctcattgcacataagagaatccacatagatgagaaaccttatggctgccctgagtgtgggaaacacttcaagcagagctcacaccttattacacattggaaaatccacacgggtgagaaaccttatggatgccctgagtgtgggaaacacttcaagcacagctcacaccttattacacatcagaaaatccacacgggtgagaaaccttatggatgccctgagtgtgggaaacacttcaagcagagctcacaccttattacacatcggaaaatccacacgggtgagaaaccttatggatgccctgagtgtgggaaacacttcaagcagagctcacaccttattacacatcggaaaatccacacgggtgagaaaccttacggatgccctgagtgtgggaaacacttcaagcacagctcacaccttattacacatcggaaaatccacacgggtgagaaaccttatggatgccctgagtgtgggaagcacttcattgacagttcatccctcctctcacatcagcgaatccacacaggggagaggccctacatatgctctgagtgtgggaaaagcttcaatcagagctcaaacctgatcacacatcagcgaatccacacgggagacaCACCCTACagatgctctgagtgcgggaaaagcttcaatcagagctctaccctaatcacacatcagagaacgcacacaggagagaccccctacatgtgctctgagtgcgggaaaagctttaatcggagctctgtactgaccacacatagaagaatccacacaggtgagaagccttatggatgctctgagtgtgggaaacacttcaagcagagctcacaccttattagacatcggcgaatccatacgggtgagaaaccttatggatgccgtgagtgtggcaaacacttcaatcaaagctcagcccttatcacacatcagcgaatccacacaggagagaggccctacacgtgctctgagtgtgggagaagcttcaatcagcgctcaacccttattagacatcagaaaatccacatgggagtgatctctaacaaatgccttgactag